CGCGTCGCGCGCCATCGAAGCCAGATCGGTGGCGCCACGCAGCAACGCGTCCCAGCACGCGGCCGCATCGCCATCAAGCAACGGCGCGGGAGTGGGTTCCGCTTTCAGCGACAGCATGGACAGCACATCATCTGGTGAAAGAATCGGCTCCGCATACGCTTTGAGCAACGCGTTGCTGCCGCGGGATGACGGCACGTCGATGGCATTCGGCACACACGCGATACGCCGATCCAGCGCATGCGCATAGTCTGCGGTGATCAACGCGCCGCTGCCCTCGCCGGCCTCCACAACCACCGTGATGTCCGCCAGCGCCGCAATGATGCGATTGCGCCGTGGGAAGGTGCCGCCGTGTCCCGGCGCGCCGGGTGGCAGTTCGGACAGCAGCAGTCCGTCGTCGGCTATCCGCTCCTGCAACGCGCGATGACGACGCGGAAAGGCGATATCCAATCCCGTCCCAAGGACGGCGACGGTCCGTCCGCCCGACGCCAACGCCGCCTCATGGGCCGCGCCGTCGATCCCCTGTGCCAGTCCGCTCACCACTGCCACGCCGGCGCGCGCGCACGTCGCGGCAATGGCCCGGGCCACCCGCAGACCATAGCCGGAGGCGGCGCGCGTCCCGACGATGGCCACCGCGGGGCCGTCTGCCGTGACCATGGCCCCCTTCCCGAAGAGCACGGCCGGCGCGTCATGCAGCTCGGTCAAACGGGGCGGATACACCGCATCGGTTCGCGCGAGTGCAAACGCCGCCATCGCGCGCGTTGATTCGAGAATGCCATCGGCAGCGCGGTACGCCTTGTCGCGGGCACCCACCGGCATGGCCGACAGCACGGCGCGCGCCGAGCCAAGCTGCGTGATTCGCTGCACCACGCCGACGTCGCCCACCCCTGGCAACGCACGCGCCGCGATGACATCGCGGACGGTATCGCACTCAGGGAACGTGACGCGCATCCCGCTCGGCCTTCTCCGACGCCGCCCGCATGGCCAGCAGCTCGCGCCACCAGGCGTCGAGCAGCCCGTCGAGTCCCATGCGTCCGGGCGCACTGATGGCAAACATGCCGAAGGCACCGGTCGCCTCAATTTCCGGCACGTACGATTCGCCCAGCAAGTCGAGCTTGGAGAACACCACACAGAAGGGCTTCGCGGCAAGCTCCTTCGAGTACGACGAGATCTCCGTGCGCAGTTGATCGAACTCCGCTTGCCAATCCGTCGCGTCGATCGGAATCACGAACGCCAGGAGGCGTGTGCGTTCGATATGGCGCAGGAACTGCAAACCCAGCCCTTTGCCTTCGTGTGCGCCTTCGAT
This genomic window from Gemmatimonadaceae bacterium contains:
- the dprA gene encoding DNA-protecting protein DprA, with the protein product MAAFALARTDAVYPPRLTELHDAPAVLFGKGAMVTADGPAVAIVGTRAASGYGLRVARAIAATCARAGVAVVSGLAQGIDGAAHEAALASGGRTVAVLGTGLDIAFPRRHRALQERIADDGLLLSELPPGAPGHGGTFPRRNRIIAALADITVVVEAGEGSGALITADYAHALDRRIACVPNAIDVPSSRGSNALLKAYAEPILSPDDVLSMLSLKAEPTPAPLLDGDAAACWDALLRGATDLASMARDATLSTRAAASALTALELEGLVHVEPTGRIRSVIINEGASRRVGESRPS